The Thermococcus sp. region CATTCCCCGATCAAAACTCTGACCCTGTACCCGTAGTCCTCAGGGATAATGGACTTAACGACCCTCAGCTCAAAGCCCTTTCCCTCGAACCTGCTCTCAAGAACCCTGGTTGCATGCTCCCTCAGCTCTTTTAAGATTTTGTCGCTTATTAAGTCCTTGTTTATGATGTACAGGGTGATGCGGCTTTTGTCACCAAGATGGGGTCTGAGAAGGTACCCAAATATTCTCTCCCTTTCCTTTGGATCGTTCTCATGGCTTAAAAGAACCTTGTCAAAACCAACCACAACCCTGAACCTGTGCTTCCCTGTTAAGGGTTTTAGGATTTCTTCATAGTGCTTCTTCCGCACCGGAGGCTCCTCGTTCAGATCAACTTTTCCGAGTATGTTTCCCGTTGGGATTATGCCTCCCATCTTGATTACCGGAGAGCCGTCTATCAGAGAGGTATCCACGCCGGAGAGATGCAGGTGAGTCCTGAATACGTGGAGCTGGTCGAGTTCGTCAACTATTATAACTTTACCCCCGTTGGTAAGACCCTTCAAGATTTCGTAGAAGAGCATATGCACGGGTCCCTCTGGAGTATATTCAATTATTACATCCTCCCCAAGTTGAAGTTCCTGTATGAACTTTTCGAACGATACACTCTTCTCATCGACCATAATACTCACCTCATGTTGGAAAAAGATAAGGGCCGTAAAAACGTTTCGATATTAACGTCTCCTTTTATTTTTCGAACACGTAAAAGTACCTTTCAAGGCTTTTATGAACCCTCTGGTAATACTTTCCGACCAGCCTGAAGCCGAGCTTTCCGGCCTCTTCCTCCCCCCTGAAGTCCGCGGGAAAGGCTATGGCAAGCCTGCCTCCCGGCTGTAGAACGCTGTAGATGCTCCTTAAAACCGCCCTGTAGAGGTCGTTCCTTTTTCTTCCCGCGAGAGTTGCCGAGGTTCCGTAGGGGGGATCGGTCGCCACCGCCTCAAAGCGCTTTCCTGGAAAGAACTCCTCCAGTCTTGTGGCGTCCCCAAGTTTAAGCACGTAATCCCTTATCCCGTAGTGCCTAAGATTCTTCTCAGCTCCCTTAACCATCTCCGGCTTTATGTCGACACCGTAAACCTTAAGGCCGATGAGACCGGCCTCGATTAGTATCCCTCCTGCCCCCATCATCGGGTCGAGGAGCTCTTTTTTTGCCTTCGTGAGGTTTACGAGAGCCCGGGAAACCCTTGGGTGAAGGGATATCGGCCTGAAGAAGGGCCTGCGGTGGGCCTTTCTCATCTCGAATTCCTTCGGATCGAAGAAGCGGAGCCTTATTCCGGCGTAGAGTTTCTCACCGCAGTAAACCCTGACAACGGTGTCGGGCCTTGAGAGGTTCACCCTAAAACCCCGGGCGTGGATGACTGCCCCGAGCTTCCGCGGGAGGTCAGTAACGTTGTGCCTGCAGTTGGCCATTGTCTCGGTATCGACCTTGAAAGTCCCTCTGATTGGCCACTCCTCTCTCTCCGCCTTCCTGAGGAGCTCTTCAATGGAACCGGCCTCGACAATCAGCTCCCCGTACTCGTGGGCAAGGCCCAGCCTGTCGAGGTATGGAAAGGCTCTCCCGTCTCCCCTGACCTTCAGGAGAAGGTAGTCCCGGCCGAGGATCTCTCCTCCGGCCAGCTCAAGCATGGCCTTTACCTCGTCCTGTGCCATCTCCGGGAAGTTCCCGAGGATTTCAACGTAGAGCACCCTCTCCCCTCCCCGTGTACTTCAGGACGACGAAGTCTTTGTAGTCCATAACCTTTTCGAAGCCTTTCACGAGGTAGTAGGAGTAGGCTTTGAGGCTGGGGAATGTTACGACATAGGGAGTTTTTCCAAGGTCTTTCAGCCGCTGAATTGCAAAGGAGAGGAGCACCGAGCCGTAGCCCTTTCCCCTCACCTCAGGGGAGGTCATGAAAAACTCTATTAAACCGGTCTTTTCGTCCCTTATCTCCTCGGGAACCCACCAAACTCCTTTTCCGGAGAGGTCGTAGACGAGCGCCACCGTGCCCAGGATTTCCCCGTCTCTGAGGACGTAGAGCTCGTCGAACTCTTTACCAAGCCTGAACTCAAGGAAGGGCTCGTAGACTCGCTTAAAGCCCTCGAAGTCGTCAGTTGAGGGCTTCTCCTCGGCCCACTCAAGGGCCGGATACGCCCCGTTGGTGCTCTGATAAACTTCAAACACGAACCTGAGAAGCTCTTCCTTCACATCAAGTGGCCTCTCGACCCTTTCGATTCTCACAACTGCCCACCAAGTTTTATTAAGGGTGCGGGTTAAATATAATTTGGTGGGTCTTATGAACGAGCTTGAAGCCTTGGCTTTAGCCCTTGAAGTCGAAAAAGCCGAGCTTAAGTTCTATATCAGGCTCGCTAGGAAGGCGAAGGACGAGAGGGCCAGGAAGATGTTCCTGTTCCTGGCTAAGGAGGAGGCAGAGCACTGGGACGAGTTCGAGAAGACCTTCCTCGAGAGGGTCGCCGAGGAGTGCAAGCTCCCAGCGGTAAGTGAGGAGCTCCTTGGTAGCTTACTTGTCAAGGAACCAGAAAGTCTGAGTGAGGTCGATGCCGTAAAGGTGGGAATGGAGCAGGAAAAGTTAACCTGGGAGTTCTACGAGAAAGCCGCGAAGGAAGCGGAGCACGAGAGCGTCAGGAGAATCTTCGAGCAGCTGGCGAAGGTGGAGAAGGCTCACTACGAGCTCTTAAAGGCCCAGTACGATTCAATAATGAAGACGGGCATATGGATGGACTACCAGGACTTCAGCCTAGAGGTGGACTGAGCTATTCAACCAGAACGTTGACAAGCTTCACGTTCTTCCCCGTTTTTCTCCGTATGGCTTCTATTATCTCCGGGTCATTGACGTCGATTATTTTCTCTCCCTCGATTAGGTTGACGTGGGGGGTTGTGTTTACCTCTATTCTAGTCTCCCCTTCAAGGGAGAAGAGCTCCACCAGTCCCAGCTCCTTCAGAGTAAGGACGTTGGAGTACAAAGTCGAAAAGCTGACCGTTGGGAATTCCCTCCTCAGCCTCTCGTGAACCTCGCCGAGGGAGGGATGCTTTTTTCCAATCTCTTCAAGGACTTCGAGGAGCTTGAGCCTCTGGGGGGTTATCTTGTATCCTTTTTTCCTCAGTGCTTCAACAGCTTCTTCCTTCCACATGGGCTGAAATAAGGTACCCCCTTTATAAGCCTTCCTAAATAGAAATAACTTCTAAATAGAAAAGTTTATTAAGTAAAAGCAACAACTAATAACTGGTGACACCCATGTCGGAACACAACAGAAGGCTTGTTGAGAAAGCTGGGATAGACGTAGAGAAGCTCTTGGAGATGCTTTTGAAGGCCGCCGCGGCGGAGTTCACGACCTATTACTACTACACGCTGCTGAGGAACCATTCGGCCGGTCTGGAAGGCGAAACCATAAAGGAAATCGTCGAGGATGCACGCCTCGAAGACAGGAACCACTTCGAGGCCCTTGTGCCGAGGATTTACGAGCTCGGGGGCGAGCTTCCGAGGGATATTAGGGACTTTGCGGACATGGCCTGGTGTAGCGACGCCTACCTGCCAGAGAATCCAACAGTTGAGGAAATCCTGAAGGTACTCCTCCAGGCGGAGCGTTGCGCGGTTGGAGTTTACACCGAGATATGCAACTACACGATGGGCAAGGATCCGAGAACCTATGACCTCTCCCTTGCTATTCTCCACGAGGAGATAGAACACGAGGCATGGTTCGAGGAACTTTTGACAGGAAAGCCGAGCGGTCACTTCAGGCGCGGAAAACCCGGTGAGAGTCCCTACGTTTCCAAGTTCCTTAGGTGATGGAGGTAAGGGTTATTAGGCCCTGCGAGTAAGACTGGGAGGTGGTACAATGCTGGCCAAATACCCCTTTGAGCTCCCTAGGGACAGACCCCTGACCAAGAGGGAGATAGCCCAGGCCTTGAGGTGGGCAATAGAGGCCGAGCTCGATGCAATAAACATCTACGAACAGCTGGCCGAGGGTATCGAAGACGAGAGGATAAAGGGTATCTTCCTTGACGTTGCCAACGAGGAGAAGGAGCACTTCGGGGAGTTCCTCGCGGCCCTCTTCGAAGTCGATGAGGAGCTCGCGAAGTACATGAAGGAGGGCTTCGAGGAAGTCGAGGAGGAGACGGGGATAAAGGTCGAACTCTGAGCCTTTTCTTTTTCATTCGAAAACTTTATCGGATATTCATGCCATTTAGTAGTGGTGATGGCCATGTCCGAACCACTTGTTAAACACGCCTACGAGACCGAGAAGAAGGCCGCCTCCAGCTACCTCGACGGTTTGAAACTGATAAAGGGGCAGGGACTCAAGTACACCAAGGTTGAGGAGATAGTCCTGCGCATAGCCGTTGACACCGTCATCCACAAGCACCTGATGGAGGCGATTCTCAACGCCCAGAAAGAGCTGGGAAAAATCTCGGAGGGGCCGATTGAGGAGCTTAAGGAGGTTGAGCTTTCGCCGGAGCAGAAGGCCTTAGTGAAGCGCTTCGCCGAGATGCATCTTGAGATAGAGAAGGATATGATACAGACCTATCAGAAGATGGCTGAGAAGATGACCCACCCGCTCTTCAAGGGCATAGCCGAGGCCCTCGTGGAGAATGAGAGGGAACACCACAGGCTTCTTGCGGAGCTGATAGCGAAGTACAAGGAGTGACTTTTCTCCATTCTTTATAAAATTGGAAAGGGCCTCACGGCCCGACGTTCATCATCTGGCTGTACATGGCCCAGTCCAGAAGGAGCTCGTACTCAGCTTTGAGGTTGTAGTAGTGGCCCCACTCCATGTCGCTGAGATATCTCATCAGCCTTTTCTTCTCCTCGCCCTCGACCATGTTTTCCAGCTCTGCGTAGAACTTCGCGGCTATCTCCTCCGCCTTCATGGCCCAGCGAATGAGGTCTATTATGTCCTGCACTCCATGGAGCTGTCTGGCAACGGGCTTGAGCTCAGGCCCTATGTGCTCCTTTGGGAAGACCACTTCCTTTCCCGGGAACATATTTTCATAGATTCTTCTCAAAAGCTCCTCGTGCTTCTTTTCTTCACCGGCAAGCCACTCGATCTTTTCCCTGAGTTCCCTGATGTCAACCCTCTCGGCGAGGCTCTCGTAGAACTTTCTGGCACCTATCTCGGCCTTTACCGCCATTCCAAGGAGCTCCTCAAGGGAGAAGTCCTTAATCCTTTCGAGGGGAAGTCCCTCTTCGAGTTCGGGAACCATGCTCATCCCTCCGCGAGTAACAGTCCAAGTTCATTGTAGACCTTCACGCTATTAAACCCTTCGGCTTTGAGTGACCTAACGACGTTGTCCAGTATCTTCCTCTGGACGTTTATCGCGAGAACCTGACAGAAATGGCATTCCGGCGTCGAACGCGCGAGAAGGAGGAACACGTCAACTTTCTTCCCCTCGACGGTCACGCCGTAAACGAGCCCTTCATCAACTATGTCAAGCCCGGTCTCAGGGTCGATAACTCCCCTCAGAACCTCGACGACCCTCTTGACCTCCGGTGGAAGGTCTTCGCGGGGGCCGGTTTTTTGAGGCCTTTTCTTGAAGATTCCCAGGAGACCCATCTCAGGCCCTCTCCGGCGAGATGTCTTCTATGCGGTAGCCCTTCTTGTTCTCGAAAATCCCGACTATGTGGTTCCCGAGGTCGTAGATGTAAACGTTGTTGAACTTCACGAGGGCGAAGCGCTCCATTATGTCGCCGATTATCTTGGAGTAGGCTATCGCACTCTCGCCTATGATGTTGTACTCGGCGTGGCTCTCGAATCTCAGCCACACCTTAAGCGTCTCGTCGCTCACCTCAAGACCTGCCACGACACCGGAATCGAGTATGTCCCCGCCGGTCACGGGATCGGTTATCTTCCTGAGCTCCTCTATAACCGCCCTGTATTCGGGGGGCCATTCCCTATCGGGGGTATAGATTTTCATCTTTACTCACCGCTAGCGAGTTTGGATGAGTGGTTATAAGCCTTCTTGGACAGAAGTGATTAATCTCTCCTTGGCAAACGTGTGAAGCCTTAGCAGGGTGTAAAGCCAGACACTGAGTGAGATGTAGTAAATGAGGACACTGGCCAACTCAAAGCCGGGAAAGTTTTCTAGGAGTAGAAAGAGCACGAAGAGCCACGATGCCACTCTAACGAGGTCTGCAAATTTTCTGGGCGAGTAAGCGTAGGATGGAATGGCGTTCATCAGGATAACAGCGGATACCGCCGAAAAGGACTCGGCGATTCCCTGGGATGAAGAGTTTCTCATTACAACTGCTATAAATGCCATGGCGGACTGCAGGAACATCTCCGGACTTGCTTTCACAAGGTTGCTCTCAGCTAGGGCATACGCTATAAAAGCAGGTCCGAGAAGGACTGCCCAGAATACTGGGCCGTTACCTTTATTCGATGCAACTGAAATGAACCCCAGTGCCGTTAAAAGGCCGCCAAGGAGAAGAAGCCAGGAGAGTCCTCTTCGGTTCAGCCGAACTCTCTCAACAGCCCTGGCGAGGCTCCACGTTAACAGGATTCCCAGAAATGTCATGGCCCCGGCAATGCTCATAAGTTCAGTGTAGAGGGTCATTAACGTCACCGACTATTAGATTAGAAGGATGTAAGAGCTCCCCGGTAATAAACCTTCCGGAATGAAAAGGAGCCGAAAAGGAAAAAAATCACTCAAGGCTGACCTCGTTCTCCCAGAGACCGTGAATGTTGCAGTAGCTGAGGGCGTAGAGCTTGCCCTTCTTGTTAGTCCTGAAGAAGAAGACAGCCCTCGGCTCTGTCAGCGGGTCGCTGTGGTTGGTGAACTCAGCCACACCAACGAGAACCGGGAAGTTACCGTCCTCGGGGTGGAACCAGAGCTGTATCCAGGCTATGTGGTGCTCCGGGGTGTTCGGATGCGGTATCTCCTTGCCAACGCTGACCTCGACCTTGACGAGGTCTCCCTCTTTCTCGTACTCTATAACGGGAACGTGCTTCTCACCCTTCCAGTCACCACTCTTTATGGTTCCGCTGAGCATCTCCATCACCTCACTCTATCTTCTCAAACTGGTCCTTGGGTGCCCCGCAGAGCGGGCAGACCCAATCGTCGGGGAGGTCTTCGAACTTGGTTCCGGGTGGTATTCCGCTGTCGGGGTCCCCCTCGTCCTCATCGTATATGTAACCACAGATAAGGCACTTCCACTTGGCCATTTCTTTCACCACCCTAATGTTATTAAGTCGTCCTTATAAGGTTTGTGGTTCAAACCTGTGAAAAGGAAAAACGAAAGCTCACTCGAAGACCACGAACTTGTCCTTGGGGGTCCCACAGATTGGGCAGTAGTCGGGAACCTCATCAACGGCCGTGTAACCGCAGACCGGACAGATGTAGACCTTCCCTATCTCGATGTCCTCGCCCTTCTCGGCCTTCTCCTTGGCCCTGGCGTAGAGTTCGGCGTGTATCTTCTCCGCCTCAAGGGCGTAGTGGGTGGTTCTCACAGCTTCCTTCTCCCCTTGGAACTCCGCCGAGTTTTTGTAAACTGGATACATCTCCTCGACCTCAAAGGTTTCTCCATCTATTCCTGTTTGAAGGTTTTCCGGCGTCTTGCCAAGCTTGCCGAGGGCTATGAAGTGGTTCTTCGCGTGAACGAACTCAGCGTACGCTATAGCCCTGAAGAGCTTGGCTATGTTGAGGAAACCTTCCTTCTCGGCCTGCTCGGCGAAGATTAGATACTTCATGTGGGCCATGCTTTCGCCTGCGAATGCATCCTCCAAAAACTTCCGGGTCATTTCCCTCTTGACTACCATGTCCACCACCTGGATTGGTCGTGATAAATAGGGGGAAATGTATATAACGGTTTTCTAAACCAAAGGTTTTGAATACTCCCTCATCGGAGGGATGCGCTTTTTCTGATTTTCCTTTCGAGGATAAGGGCCCTACGGACGTTTCCTATTACAACCGCACCAACGGGCTTTCCGCCCTCGTAGAAGACCTTCACCTCGTCGTCAAGCCACCTTCCCTCACCGCGCGTTCTCCCGATGATTGCCAGGCTTAAGTCCGCGAACTTGAAGACCGCCGAGCGGAAGAAATCGTAGCTTGCTTTCCCACCCTTCACTATTTCGGCGAGCGCCCTGGCCTGCTCAACCGCCCCTTTAGCTGTTCCGGCTATTGTCCCGTTGTGCTCCGCGCAGTCGCCGATGGCGTAGACGTTTTCCGCGGAGGTTCTAAAGTGGTCGTCTATCAGAACGCCCCTCCCCGTTTGTATGCCGCTCTTAAGGGCCAGCTCGATGTTTGGAGTAATCCCGTAGGCGCAGACCTTGAGCCTGCCCGGGATGGTTCCCCTATCGGTTTCGAGCCCTTCCTCCGTGGCCCTGAGGACTTTAGCATCGAGGTGAAATTTCACGCCAATCCCTTCCATCCTTTTCCTTATCCTCCCGCTCAGCTCATCGTCGAGGCCGAGCAGGTTTTTCCTGCGGTGAACGAGTCTGACCCTGTAGCCGGCCTTTGCAACGTTGCCGGCGAGTTCAAGGGCTATAAAGCCCCCTCCAAGGATTACCATCTCCTCCTCCTTCTCCAGCTCTTCCCTTATCCTCTTGGCATCGCTTAGTGTCCTCAGGGTGAGTATATATTCCTTCCCCGGAACGACGGGTTCCCTCGCCCTCGCCCCCGTCGCCAGAACAAGGACGTCGTAGGGAAACTCGCCCCCTGAGTTTATGAGGACGTTCCTTGCCCTGTCTATGAGAAGGGCACTGGTTCCGAGGTGCAAATCAATCCCCTTCCTCCCGTACCAGTCCATCGGAAGTGGGAAGAGCTTTTCCTCGGGCAGAAGGCCGGCTATGTAGTGGGTCAGCATCGGCTTGTTGTAGTAAGGTAGCTTTTCCCTCTCGATTATCGTGACCTCAAACTCCCCGGAGAGAGCTCTGGCGAGCTCAACTCCCCCGGGCCCGTTTCCAACGATAACGACCCTCATAAGCACCAATGAAAATTGGGAGGGGGAGTTAAAAAAGAATCTCAAACCAAAGGTTTTATACCGGTATTTTACCCAAACTTGGGGAGAGTTATCTAACCAAAGAGCTCAAGGCAGATCCTGCACTCGCTTGGATTGAGCTCGGGGTCAATGAGGGCGTGGAACTGACAGAAGTAGCCCCTCCCGAGCCCGTATAACGTTATCTCAACGAGCCGGGCGTGTATCCAGTATTCGTCGGGTCTCTTCTTCACTATCTCCTCCGCGAGGGAATGCAACCTTTCCTCAACGTCCGGAAGGGAGGAGACCTCTACCAAAGCACCTCTCTCCTCCCTCAGGTAGCGTGAAACCGCCGGCTGGGTTATGTGCAGAAGCTCCGCTATCTCTGCCTGCCTGAGACCCTTCTCCCTGAGTATCTCGACGAGCCTCCTCCTCAGGGCGGGGTAAACGTAGCGCGAGGCCACCTCAAAGGCGCTGGTCTTCATGGTTCTTCACATGACGGGCGGAATATTTAAGGCTTTTCGAGGGCCTTAAGTTCTGCCATCATCTCCCTGAACTTCTCATCGCTCATTCCGATGAGCCTCTTCGCGCCTTTCAGTGTTATCGTCCTCGCCAAAGTCTTCCTCATCACGGGGTTCTCAAGTGGAGAGAAGCCATACTTGACGAGGATTCTGAGGGACTCAGGATAGGCCTTTAAAAGCTTGGCCACGTTTGTGTCCTCTGTTATCTCCTCGAGTTTATCGTCGCACTCCTTGACCTCCATGCTGAGCTCCTCCGAGTTTTCGGTTTTAGTAACCCTGAGCACGAAGAAGCCGGCCGCTTCTTTAATCTCCACTTTGTAGCCAGCCTCCTCAAGCTTGGGCAGTATGTCCACGAAGGGCTTGTCTCCGATTACCTCAAGCGTCTCCCCCGTCTGGAGCTTTCCGAGGGATTCGATTATCATCAAAGCGGGCCCTGGCGCCTTAAGACCGCGAACGTCGAGCAACATCTCCTTCACCGCTCCAAATATGACGCGCGGAATATAAACTTTACTGGGCATATTTGCCCAAAAATGCTTATAAGCGCTGATATGACACTCGTCATGAGGTGTGAAAATGACAGAACTGCTCAACACTCGCGAATACAAAAAGGAGCAACTCAAAAGGCTCCTCCTTAGAATCCACGAGGGGGAGAGCGTTGAGAAGCTCAAGGAGGAGTTCAGGGCTGTGCTCAGCGGTATATCACCCCTTGAGATACCCCTCATAGAGCAGGAGCTCGTGAAGGAGGGCATCTCGGCGAAGGACATAGCCAAGATGTGTGATTTGCACGTCGAGCTTTTCCGCGAAGCTGTGAAGGGAACCGACGAGCTTGAGGAGAAGGATTTGCCGGACGGCCACCCGCTCAAGACCCTCTATCAGGAGAACAAGGAGATAATGAAAGATGCGGAGATGCTCAACCTCTACGCGCGAACTTTAGCGACTACCAAGGACGAGCGCATGAGGGAGGAAATCCTCGGTGTTCTGGAGGAAATAGTGAATAACCTGAGAAAGGTCGGCTTCACCCACTACAACCGCGAGGAGATGCTCACCTTCCCCTACATTGAGAGGCGCGGCTTAACGGCGATAGCAACGGTTCTCTGGACGAAGCACGACGAGATAAGGTTTATGATAAAGTACTTGGTTGAACTTCTGCGGAGGAGGGACGAAATGCCCTGGGAGGAGTTCGTGGAGCGCTTCAAGGCGAAAGCTGGGGAAGCTGCATTCGCGCTCAGCGACATGGTCTTCCGCGAGAACAACATCTACTATCCAACGCTTAAGGCACTCCTCAGCGAGGGCGAGTGGAAGGCAATAAGGATGCAGGAGGATGAGATAGGCTTCTACAAGGTCAACCCGCTCGCTTGGGATCCGGGCGAAGACGTTAAACCTCTCCACCCGTGGGAAATCAATCCTGAATTAAGCATCGAACAGCTCCTCGGCCTTCCGAAGGAAGTTCAGGAAGCACTAAAGGGCCAGCCTTTGGAGTTCGACAAGAGCCAGCTAAAGCGCGATGGCGACATAGACCTTGGAACGGGCTACGTGAGCGTTGAGGAGCTTAAGGCGATCTTCGAGGCCTTGCCTGTTGACGTGACATTCATCGACAGGGACGACAGGGTTAGGTTCTTCTCGCCCGGCGAGAGGATATTCGACAGGACGATGTCCGTCCTCGGAAGGCCTGTTCAGCTCTGCCATCCGCCGAAGAGCGTCCACATCGTTAACAAAATCCTCAGGGCCTTCAAGGAGGGCAGGAAGGAGGAAGCAACCTTCTGGCTTAAACTCGGAGGCAAATACGTCTACATCAAATACGTTCCGGTCTTCAACGAGAAGGGGGAATACATAGGGACGCTGGAGATGACGATGGACATCGCACCCTATAAAAAGATAGAGGGTGAAAAGAGACTGCTGGACTGGAGGGATTGAGATGAGGGGAAAAGAGGATGTATTCAGGAAGCGCCTTGAGAGGTTTCAGGAACTCCTGCGGGAGAACGACATAGACGGAGCCGTTATCAGAACACTCTCCAGCTTCATCTACTTCACCGGAACGAAGTGGCTCCGCCCGAGCCTTCTCATCCCAGCGGAGGGAGAACCGACCGTTTACGTTGTCAAAGGCGAGGCCGAGCTCTTCAGGGAGAAGAGCTGGGTTGAGAACGTTGTGGAGTTTCAGCGGGCGGAGGATTTAATGGCGGGCGTTGTAACATGGATTCAGGGGAACGGCTTTGAAAGGGTCGGACTGGAATTCGGGGTTGAGAGGGACGCTTACCTCTTCTTCTACA contains the following coding sequences:
- a CDS encoding DUF438 domain-containing protein; this translates as MTELLNTREYKKEQLKRLLLRIHEGESVEKLKEEFRAVLSGISPLEIPLIEQELVKEGISAKDIAKMCDLHVELFREAVKGTDELEEKDLPDGHPLKTLYQENKEIMKDAEMLNLYARTLATTKDERMREEILGVLEEIVNNLRKVGFTHYNREEMLTFPYIERRGLTAIATVLWTKHDEIRFMIKYLVELLRRRDEMPWEEFVERFKAKAGEAAFALSDMVFRENNIYYPTLKALLSEGEWKAIRMQEDEIGFYKVNPLAWDPGEDVKPLHPWEINPELSIEQLLGLPKEVQEALKGQPLEFDKSQLKRDGDIDLGTGYVSVEELKAIFEALPVDVTFIDRDDRVRFFSPGERIFDRTMSVLGRPVQLCHPPKSVHIVNKILRAFKEGRKEEATFWLKLGGKYVYIKYVPVFNEKGEYIGTLEMTMDIAPYKKIEGEKRLLDWRD